In Podospora pseudopauciseta strain CBS 411.78 chromosome 3, whole genome shotgun sequence, one genomic interval encodes:
- a CDS encoding hypothetical protein (COG:S; BUSCO:EOG09264X31; EggNog:ENOG503P2GP), whose amino-acid sequence MFALTLTAELSGVTNLRPTDTKEHPFWYTFKVQCTSCREVHPKPVGVSRFEENEMSGSRGEANFVWKCKNCKRESSASIQTAPTPYQQGEPPKSQKIITFDCRGLEFVEFIPEGEFEVDGLESNTKFTGVELNEGEWFEYDEKAGDEVSIKELKWDIVRA is encoded by the exons ATGTTCGCCCTCACACTCACAGCCGAGCTCTCCGG AGTAACAAACCTCCGCCCAACCGACACAAAAGAACACCCCTTCTGGTACACCTTCAAAGTCCAATGCACCTCCTGCAGAGAAGTCCACCCCAAACCCGTAGGCGTCAGCAGATTT GAAGAAAACGAAATGTCCGGCTCCCGCGGCGAAGCCAACTTTGTCTGGAAGTGCAAGAACTGCAAGCGCGAatcctccgcctccatccAAACCGCCCCAACCCCCTACCAACAAGGCGAGCCACCCAAGTCCCAAAAGATCATCACGTTCGACTGCCGCGGCCTCGAATTCGTAGAATTCATCCCCGAGGGCGAGTTCGAGGTCGACGGCCTAGAGTCCAACACTAAGTTCACCGGCGTGGAGCTCAACGAAGGGGAGTGGTTCGAGTATGACGAAAAGGCTGGTGATGAGGTCAGTATCAAGGAGTTGAAGTGGGATATTGTAAGGGCTTAG
- the TFB4 gene encoding RNA polymerase II transcription factor B subunit 4 (BUSCO:EOG0926369X; COG:K; COG:L; EggNog:ENOG503NV91): MSAQDAVDASEHYEVSKLEDVPSLTTIIIDTNPRAWAALGDVLPLSKAIANIQIFINAHLALSNTNQIAILAAHTNRAVWLYPTPPKPPSEDVEMRDAGKTDTFLNTANKFPQYAQIEHALVTSLRELIGSTIPPDLNETTTQMSGALTLALAHMNKTALAYSASQALSNSTAGTTAPGTTASTGLVGFHGRILVISVSDSAASQYIPTMNAVFAASMSRIAIDTLALRGSATFLEQASFITQGTFIQAADPQGILQYLMFGFGVGSASSGLSAAQNDGSGPLMGKPKTGKQREGDELRKPVGECLFTPAADSVDFRAACFCHRNVVDTGFVCSICLSIFCEPPPGDECLTCGNKLAVGDYGMIKTPDGLNVEPANARLAPSPSAKRKRKLEANGE, encoded by the coding sequence ATGAGCGCCCAAGATGCGGTGGACGCCTCCGAGCACTACGAGGTCTCCAAGCTCGAAGATGTGCCCTCGTtgaccaccatcatcattgaTACAAACCCACGCGCTTGGGCAGCACTGGGGGACGTTCTTCCACTCTCAAAGGCCATTGCCAATATCCAGATATTCATCAATGCCCACCTAGCGTTAAGCAACACAAACCAGATCGCCATTTTAGCCGCACACACGAACCGAGCTGTATGGCTGTATCCAAcgcccccaaaaccaccatcaGAGGATGTTGAGATGCGAGATGCCGGCAAGACGGATACCTTCTTAAACACAGCGAATAAATTCCCACAATACGCCCAAATCGAACACGCCCTCGTAACCTCCCTCCGTGAGCTCATCGGGAGCACGATACCACCGGACCTCAACGAGACCACAACTCAAATGTCAGGCGCCTTAACACTCGCCCTAGCCCATATGAACAAGACGGCGCTTGCCTATAGTGCGAGCCAGGCACTCTCCAACTCTACTGCAGGAACCACTGCCCCAGGCACAACCGCAAGCACCGGTTTGGTCGGTTTTCACGGCCGTatcctcgtcatctccgTCTCCGactccgccgcctcccaaTACATCCCCACCATGAACGCTGTCTTCGCAGCCTCCATGTCCCGAATCGCCATCGATACCCTTGCCCTCCGAGGCAGTGCCACCTTCCTCGAGCAAGCCTCGTTCATAACTCAAGGCACATTTATTCAAGCCGCCGACCCTCAAGGCATCCTACAGTACCTCATGTTCGGTTTTGGAGTGGGTAGCGCATCTTCCGGGCTTTCAGCAGCACAGAATGACGGCTCCGGGCCACTGATGGGCAAACCAAAAACAGGCAAACaaagagagggagatgagcTGAGGAAGCCGGTGGGAGAATGCCTGTTTACGCCGGCGGCGGACTCGGTAGATTTCAGGGCCGCGTGTTTCTGCCACAGGAACGTAGTGGACACGGGGTTTGTGTGCAGTATCTGCTTGAGCATCTTTTGTGAGCCACCGCCTGGGGACGAGTGTTTGACCTGTGGGAATAAAttggcggtgggggattATGGGATGATCAAGACACCGGATGGGTTGAACGTGGAGCCGGCTAATGCAAGATTGGCGCCTTCTCCGAGTGCTAAGAGAAAGAGGAAGTTGGAGGCCAATGGGGAATAA
- the SHE4 gene encoding SWI5-dependent HO expression protein 4 (COG:D; COG:O; BUSCO:EOG09261W1K; EggNog:ENOG503NXD0) — MATIAEAAAAAPEPLGRLDQTLLIFAGLMEGGKEDEETVRELGELTRLLNDDVEVTKKGETSVTTVIDSDCVDTILCYLDMRQPDVVRAHAALCTSAYLKAAGEDGGKKLAEFFHDRVRRGTYDDYIVAFCVAATIFPIVPDLTSELFLSEGFLASLGPLMRRKWKSRKVETACLEMLNAACMNSACREAVRKYCTEWLEEIVEQDPDDAVKSMHTVDPDMHLQEGSISMRRHSLQVQNLAAVVLAKLRAVPSTAATAGPEARIQPATTSIEDLSKRFTRMLLDEDEIEHVQPSIEGLAYASLQPKVKESLSKDSKTLKRLVKALDEAPPRSPMIYGALSIFANLTRYRPIETDEEKRIRQLKAYANAAGKLQQVDPLNEDEHVTERCKRVFEAGLTPVLIKQSKSGSAASLALIISIIHALSTPPPLRGQLAQQGAVRLLIAAWTALPETENGPKRAAAQALARILISTNPALVFGGTRPIPQSAAIRPLASILTPDPTADRRDLLPTFESLMALTNLASTDDDTRKSIIRTAWDDVEEQLFNPNSRVCTAAVELVCNLVQDPEQTLALFGDGSPKAKNRVKVIVALADAEDPKTRSAAGGALASLTGFDEVVRAVVGLERGVEVVLGLCRDEREDLRHRGAVVVRNMVFSEGEVGRLARGKLVEGGAVEALMECAKGSKRREVVEVVVQAAEGLMGEGGK, encoded by the exons ATGGCTACCATAGCCGAAGCGGCCGCGGCGGCGCCTGAGCCTCTGGGAAGGCTGGATCAGACACTGCTCATCTTCGCAGGTCTTATGGAAGGTGGAAAGGAGGACGAAGAGACTGTCAGAGAACTCGGCGAACTAACACGACTTCTTAACGATGACGTCGAGGTTACCAAGAAGGGCGAGACATCTGTCACGACTGTGATTGATAGCGACTGTGTCGATACCATACTATGTTACCTCGACATGAGACAGCCCGACGTCGTACGCGCCCACGCCGCACTATGTACCTCTGCCTACCTCAAAGCTgccggcgaggatggcggcaAGAAATTGGCCGAGTTTTTTCATGACCGAGTCCGACGGGGGACCTACGATGACTACATTGTTGCCTTCTGCGTCGCTGCCACCATCTTCCCTATTGTACCCGATCTCACATCCGAGCTGTTCCTGAGTGAAGGTTTTCTTGCCAGTCTAGGCCCGCTTATGAGGCGGAAATGGAAAAGCAGAAAGGTCGAGACGGCGTGCTTGGAGATGCTGAATGCCGCCTGCATGAACTCGGCTTGCCGAGAGGCTGTCCGAAAGTACTGCACAGAGTGGCTTGAGGAGATCGTCGAGCAGGATCCCGACGACGCCGTCAAGTCCATGCATACGGTCGATCCTGACATGCACCTCCAGGAGGGATCTATTTCTATGAGACGACACTCTCTGCAAGTCCAGAACCTCGCAGCAGTGGTACTGGCGAAACTGAGG GCAGTTCCATCTACCGCAGCCACCGCCGGCCCGGAAGCCAGGATACAACCGGCGACGACTAGCATCGAGGACTTATCTAAGCGGTTCACCAGGATGCTGCTAGACGAAGATGAAATCGAGCATGTCCAGCCGTCGATCGAGGGCTTAGCCTACGCGTCTCTCCAACCCAAGGTGAAGGAAAGTTTGTCCAAAGACTCCAAGACACTGAAACGTCTTGTCAAGGCTCTCGATGAAGCCCCTCCCAGGTCCCCGATGATTTACGGCGCGCTCAGCATTTTTGCCAATCTGACCAGATACCGACCCATCGAAACAGACGAAGAGAAAAGGATACGGCAGCTCAAGGCGTATGCCAACGCTGCTGGAAAACTACAGCAGGTTGACCCGCTAAACGAAGACGAGCACGTCACAGAAAGATGCAAACGCGTTTTCGAGGCTGGGCTTACACCAGTCCTTATCAAGCAAAGCAAGAGTGGTTCTGCGGCCTCCTTGGCGTTAATCATATCCATCATCCACGCCCtttccacccctccccctctccgcGGTCAACTCGCACAGCAGGGGGCTGTCCGTCTCCTCATCGCCGCATGGACGGCCCTCCCAGAAACGGAAAACGGACCTAAACGTGCGGCTGCCCAGGCTCTAGCGAGGATTTTGATCTCTACCAACCCGGCGCTTGTGTTTGGGGGCACGAGACCGATCCCGCAGAGCGCGGCTATCAGACCGTTGGCGTCTATCCTCACCCCAGACCCCACCGCGGACAGGAGGGACCTCTTGCCTACGTTTGAGTCGCTTATGGCgctcaccaacctcgcctcTACGGACGATGACACGAGAAAGTCTATTATTCGGACGGCGTGGGATGATGTAGAAGAACAACTGTTTAATCCCAACTCGAGGGTCTGCACGGCAGCGGTGGAGTTGGTGTGCAATTTGGTTCAGGACCCGGAGCAAACCCTTGCGTtgtttggggatgggagtCCGAAGGCGAAGAATAGGGTCAAGGTTATTGTTGCTTTGGCTGATGCGGAGGACCCCAAGACGAGGAGCGCGGCGGGGGGCGCGCTGGCTAGTTTGACGGGGTTTgacgaggtggtgagggcggTTGTGGggctggagaggggggtggaggttgtgttgGGGCTTTGTAGGGATGAGAGGGAGGATTTGAGGCATCGGGGGGCGGTGGTCGTGAGGAATATGGTTTTttctgagggggaggtggggaggctggcgagggggaagttggtggaggggggggcggtggaggcgttgaTGGAGTGTGCTAAAGGGAgtaagaggagggaggtggtggaggtcgTGGTGCAGGCTGCtgaggggttgatgggggaggggggaaagtAA